The following are encoded in a window of Roseimaritima ulvae genomic DNA:
- a CDS encoding DinB family protein, translating to MNAQDVIRQTAGTSMMVVNAYLSDLDDSELCSRPGPGCNPIAWQLGHLISSECRLLDSICPGSAATLPDGFDEQHSKDNANKDQPGDFCSKQEYLDLFTRVHAASMAALEQLSEADLDAPAPEHMREMFPTVGAMFVLIATHPMMHVGQWVPARRALGKPVVI from the coding sequence ATGAACGCCCAAGATGTAATCCGCCAAACCGCCGGCACCAGCATGATGGTCGTAAATGCCTACCTTTCCGACCTGGACGACAGCGAACTGTGCAGCCGCCCCGGCCCCGGCTGTAACCCGATCGCCTGGCAACTTGGCCACCTGATCTCGTCGGAGTGCCGGCTATTGGACTCGATTTGCCCCGGTTCGGCGGCGACGCTTCCCGACGGTTTTGACGAGCAGCACTCCAAAGACAACGCCAACAAGGATCAGCCCGGCGATTTTTGCAGCAAGCAGGAATATCTGGACCTGTTCACCCGCGTCCACGCCGCCAGCATGGCGGCTTTAGAGCAACTGTCCGAAGCCGACCTGGACGCTCCCGCACCGGAACACATGCGGGAGATGTTTCCCACCGTGGGGGCGATGTTTGTATTGATCGCCACCCACCCCATGATGCACGTCGGCCAGTGGGTACCGGCTCGACGCGCGTTGGGAAAACCCGTGGTGATTTAA
- a CDS encoding TlpA family protein disulfide reductase, which translates to MPRKAALLVVPLVVSLTPALQLFAAPPAPKAALGLKPVQDSVAYQLVPESQVESCKVRDLDGKWAGWEVTTADGTILRRFADTNRDKKVDLWCYFDQGVEVYRDVDSDFNGKADQYRWLGTAGTRWGMDEDEDGKIDAWKRISAEEVTAEVIGALAAGDAARFSRLLLSPEELSSLRLETEEAGKLGAQVKRAATEFAAFAKRQKQVGSGAQWVQFAAATPGVLPAGALGLTSDLVVYENAVAMFESRGESGQVVVGTLVQVGDAWRLIDLPQIVGDDMVARSSGYFFTPLRSTENAVPAGAEGEAAQKLVAQLEKIDQALSQAKASELPRLNAGRADVVEQLAAAASTPEDRQAWVQQLVDTVAAAVQEGTYPAGTERLKKISRGLGRNDQSLKSYVDFQVISSEYASRLRGSKSEDFPKIQEWYLESLTDFVSSYESTPEAGKAMLQLALSKEFEAKEDDALRWYRRVAKEFAGQPAGDKAAGAVTRLDSVGKRLDLRGTTIDGKNFQLAALRGKPVILHYWATWCEPCKQDMRRLRQLQARYQKAGLEIVGVSVDIHRSDAAAFLKENPLPWTQLFEEGGMESSRLANELGVQTLPTMLLIDKAGKVVQHNVQIAQLDEELDALTR; encoded by the coding sequence ATGCCACGCAAGGCTGCACTGCTCGTTGTACCTCTGGTCGTCAGTTTGACGCCTGCTTTACAGCTTTTTGCTGCTCCTCCGGCCCCCAAAGCGGCTTTGGGACTGAAGCCGGTGCAGGATTCGGTCGCCTATCAATTGGTGCCCGAAAGTCAGGTCGAGAGCTGCAAAGTCCGCGATTTAGACGGAAAATGGGCCGGTTGGGAGGTGACCACCGCCGACGGCACGATTCTGCGGCGGTTTGCCGACACCAATCGAGACAAAAAGGTGGATTTGTGGTGTTACTTTGATCAGGGGGTCGAAGTTTACCGGGATGTCGACTCGGATTTTAACGGTAAAGCCGATCAGTACCGGTGGCTGGGCACCGCCGGCACCCGCTGGGGCATGGACGAGGATGAAGACGGGAAAATCGACGCCTGGAAGCGGATTTCGGCCGAAGAGGTGACGGCGGAGGTGATCGGGGCGTTGGCCGCCGGCGATGCCGCGCGGTTCTCGCGGTTGCTGCTGTCCCCCGAAGAATTGTCCTCACTGCGGTTGGAAACTGAGGAAGCAGGCAAGCTGGGGGCCCAGGTGAAGCGGGCTGCGACGGAGTTTGCGGCTTTTGCGAAACGTCAAAAGCAGGTCGGCTCGGGAGCTCAGTGGGTGCAATTTGCCGCAGCCACCCCTGGTGTGCTGCCGGCCGGAGCCCTGGGGCTGACCTCCGATCTGGTGGTTTATGAAAATGCCGTCGCGATGTTTGAAAGCCGTGGGGAATCCGGTCAGGTCGTGGTCGGCACCTTGGTGCAGGTCGGGGACGCGTGGCGTTTGATCGATCTGCCGCAAATCGTTGGCGATGACATGGTGGCTCGCAGCAGCGGCTACTTCTTTACGCCCCTGCGCTCGACCGAAAACGCGGTGCCGGCCGGCGCCGAAGGCGAAGCGGCTCAGAAATTGGTCGCTCAGCTGGAAAAAATCGATCAGGCATTGTCGCAGGCCAAAGCCAGCGAGCTGCCGCGGCTGAATGCCGGTCGCGCCGACGTGGTCGAGCAATTAGCGGCCGCCGCCAGCACGCCCGAGGATCGGCAGGCCTGGGTTCAGCAGTTGGTTGATACCGTGGCCGCCGCCGTCCAGGAAGGGACTTATCCGGCAGGCACCGAGCGACTGAAGAAGATCAGTCGAGGACTGGGCCGCAACGATCAGTCGCTGAAGTCCTATGTCGATTTCCAGGTGATCTCCTCCGAGTACGCTTCCCGCCTGCGGGGCTCGAAGTCGGAGGACTTCCCGAAAATCCAAGAGTGGTATTTGGAAAGTCTGACCGACTTTGTCAGCAGCTACGAGTCGACGCCGGAAGCCGGCAAGGCCATGTTGCAGCTGGCGTTGAGCAAAGAATTTGAAGCCAAAGAAGACGACGCACTGCGTTGGTATCGCCGCGTGGCCAAAGAATTTGCTGGCCAGCCGGCCGGTGACAAGGCGGCCGGAGCGGTCACCCGATTGGATTCGGTCGGCAAGCGGCTGGACCTTCGCGGCACAACGATCGACGGCAAAAATTTCCAATTGGCAGCGCTCCGTGGCAAGCCCGTCATCCTGCATTACTGGGCCACCTGGTGTGAACCATGCAAGCAAGACATGCGACGGCTGCGGCAACTGCAAGCTCGCTATCAAAAGGCGGGGCTGGAAATCGTGGGGGTCAGCGTCGACATCCATCGCTCCGACGCCGCGGCGTTTTTGAAAGAGAATCCCCTGCCCTGGACGCAGTTGTTCGAGGAAGGTGGGATGGAATCGAGCCGCTTGGCCAATGAGTTGGGCGTGCAGACCCTGCCGACGATGCTGTTGATCGACAAAGCCGGCAAGGTGGTGCAGCACAACGTTCAGATCGCCCAATTGGACGAAGAACTAGACGCTCTGACGCGTTAG